CGCCCGTCCATGACTCCGCATTTTCCTTGCTGCCCATCTAAAGATATACGGATTTCGACCGACAAGACTGATGGAGGATAATTTTGTCCGCCGCCCCTCCCAAGAAGAATCGGCGGACAAACATCCCTCCAAGGCGTGAATTTCCATTCGACACGAATGGAGAGGCGTTGTTTCCGGCCCAAAGGCGGGAGGGTAGACTATGACCATGGCAATCGGCGGTTTCGGGGGCTTCTCGCCCTTCGACCAGCAGACGTTTGGCGCTGCCGTGGTATCGAAGACCATGGATTACATGAATGACCAGGGCGGCTCGGGCTTCGCCCCGGTGGACAAAACGTCCGCCGAAGGGGCCCTTGTCAGCAAAACCCTGGACTACATGAACTCCGGCCCTTCGACCTACGACAGCACGGGCATGGCCCAAAGTTACGACTTCCAAACCAGCGTCCTCGGTGCCCACGCCAAGGGCTCCATCATCAACACCATGATCTGACGGCCAGGAAACGACGCCAACCAAGAACCCCGCCGACCCGGAAAAGGGAGGCGGGGTTCCGAGTGTCAGCGTGCCACCCTCCCGATTCTGACGTGACGGAAAATATCTTTCAGCCTCAAGCGCTCCGCGACTTGGGGCGCGATGATCTGCGCCGCCCCAGGACTGGCGGCGGCTTCCCGGCGCTGCCAAGACGATGCCCCAAGGAAGAATCCAACGACAGCCGGTGGCCGTCGTCAGAGGGGCAAGGCGCCGTGCTCCCAAAGAATGCGTACACCGATACCGATGAGCACGGTCCCTCCGAGAATCTCGGCATATTTGCCAAGACACTTGGCCCTGACTGCGGTCTTGCCGACATGGAGGCCGACCATGGTGAAAATCAGGGCAACGATGCCGATGACCGCCGAAGGCCACCAAATGGAAACTCCCAGCACCGAGAGACTAAGCCCCACGGCCAGTGCGTCGATGCTCGTCGCCACGGACAGGACGATCAGGCTCATGCCCCGTGTCGGGTCTCCCCTGGAAGCATCCTCGTCCGCAAAGGCCTCGCGGATCATCTTGTACCCGATGTAGCCAAGCAGGACGAACGCTATCCAGTGGTCGTACGCCTCGATATACTCCCGGACCGTGATCCCGAGATGCCAGCCGATGATCGGCATGAGGGCCTGAAACAACCCGAAGTGCCAGGAGAGCCGAAAGGTCTGGCGAAAGGAAACGGCCTTGAGGGCCACCCCGGTGGCAATGGCCACGGCAAAGGCATCCATGGCCAGGGCGATGGCTATGGTGACGAGCTCTGCGGTTCCCATGTCCTTATCCGTTGTCTGTAGTCAAAAATCAGTGCAACCGTCCTCGGGATGCCCGGCCCTGATGTTGCCGGTCCAATTGACTCCCCGGTTTCAAGAATCGTTAAAGGCTGAGGAGCACAGCCGTCGTGAAGCTAGCTTTCATTCTCATCCTTGGCAAGGGGTACAAATCAAGGGGGCGCCTTCGCCCTCACAAGGCGGAGCCACAGGTGGCCAGGGCTTCGCCGGGCCGGATAATGAGCCACGCAGAACATGGCAACCGACATGGCTCGCTTTCTCCAGTCGAGACGATGTTCAACAAGGAGTTGCGTCAAGCCCGCCAAGCGGCGCACAAAAAAGATCCCATCCAGCGGGTGCTATCGGTCAGGAGCCAGCCTTTTCCGCATCATTGCTGAAACAGCGCTCCGTAGCCGTATTTCAGGGCCGTGCCCAGGACAATGACGGCGAGCATCCATTTGATGATGTGGGCAGGGACGTATTTCTGGCAGCGGGCGCCCAGGT
The sequence above is drawn from the Pseudodesulfovibrio alkaliphilus genome and encodes:
- a CDS encoding manganese efflux pump MntP; protein product: MGTAELVTIAIALAMDAFAVAIATGVALKAVSFRQTFRLSWHFGLFQALMPIIGWHLGITVREYIEAYDHWIAFVLLGYIGYKMIREAFADEDASRGDPTRGMSLIVLSVATSIDALAVGLSLSVLGVSIWWPSAVIGIVALIFTMVGLHVGKTAVRAKCLGKYAEILGGTVLIGIGVRILWEHGALPL